The region CAATTCCGCTAACCATAATATCTTTTTCATCGAATTCCGTGCCATCTGGAGGTTCCACAATAGTGGTCTCTGGCGGCTCCGTATCTGGACACGGTTTCTCTATCACCGTTATTACAACGGAATCCTGGTCAGTTTTCCAGTGTTCGTTTGGAAAATCATTACACAGTATTTCATTTTTTAAATGGTGGTCATCCCATACAGTTAGTGTGACAACATAGGTTCCCGGCGAAAACTCATGAGTTGGTGTAGGTCCCCAATCATCTATATCATCATTAGGTTCGTTTATACCATCCATGTCAAAATCGCCAGTATCTGAATCCACTTTAGGGTCATAATCCCAGTAATATTCATGTATTTTACCGTCATCATCAGCAGATGATGAACCTGTACCATTTAAGGTAATTTTTGCTTTCTTACCGCACTCAACTTCGGCTGTAATATCTTTTCCGGCATCTGCACACGGCTTATAATAACGATGCAGAAATTCATCCCAATGAATGCCTTCATCTCTCCATAAAAAGTTTGGTGTCTCCTTCCATGGATGGGGAGGAGGATTCGCATATGGTACTTTTCCCCATTCAGTTGTTTTATCCTCTGCATATATTGCAGGATCATCGGCAGGATCCTCATAGCAGGATGGCCGTGGATTATCAAAAGGATGATCAGTGCAGGGATCACCATTGCAATCATTGAAATTTTTATGGTCTGTTTCATGCCTCGGGAAATAGATCGATAGACCATGAGAATTCGGTTTATGAGCGTCACCATGTTTCTCATTTATGACAGCACCCAAAACTCCACTAATACCATCCAGTATTGATTCTCACGGTTTCTTGTATCCGGTATAGATTCCGTCATTGTGTCCTAAGAGGTGCACAAAGTGGTATAGGTCAATATAGTTTCTATCACTGTAATGCTCGGCTGAAAGAAGGCAACTTTTAACATTCATCTGGCAGTTGTCACCAGGATCTCCATTCTCGTCAAACGGTTGGTCTTTCGTATCACCCCAGTCCTCCATGCCCTCTTTTAAGTGAATTGATAACGAATGTACTCCACCGTAAATGCCACTCAGCCTGCCGAGGTCTATTGCGCTCAGCGTATGGCATTTCCAATCCTTATGCCTTGTATGGTAGCTATCGACCATGTATTTTGCTAAATCAGAACGTGAAATATCTGGGTTTTTTTGAAGATGGCCAAAAACATCTTCATAATTCCAATTTTTGGCAACCTCTTCCGATGCAACCATATATAGGGCCCAGTCTCGTATCTGATATGCAACTTCGATATTGGCCATCAGGCAACAGTCAAAACCTATTATAGAAAAGGCTGGAACATTTCTGATCGCCGATTGAAAGAGAGCAGACTCCAACTCCCCCATGTATAGATAATCATCCATATTAGACAACATATCCCGACTTGTATAGTCTGGTAGCAGTCCTTTCCATCCGGCTCCATGTCCATTGAGAATAAGAATGTACCTATCAGCCGGGGCATGTTTTATTGACCAGTTTATGAACTCTCTTAGGGGGGCTGCTTTACCTGTGTTTTTCTCACCTATATATGCAGTTTCACCAGGTGGATTATATGCCCATACTAAGGAACTAGTATTTATCCTAGTTCTTCCCCAGTTAACAATTTCCCTATTATTATCTTTCATAAGAAAACCGCGAAATGTTTTTCCTTTATTCCTATGCCCCTCCCACTTGCCATCTATCATATACACTTCATTTGTTTTATTCCATCCGTCTATTTGAAACACTATGTTGATATTGTCATCCGAGCCTATCTTTTCCAATTCGTTGAGTTGTTCAAATAGAGCATCCTCCAAATCACCCGGGTCCGGGCCATTATCCGCTGCCAGGTAAACCATGACTGTCCACTTTTTGCCTTGAGCTGGGGCTTCAAGCTGTAA is a window of Candidatus Thermoplasmatota archaeon DNA encoding:
- a CDS encoding clostripain-related cysteine peptidase; translated protein: MAKTLKWIGMAISVIFIITIFWFSIGVSSDYLSEVFPPNEHKFTEKSLTTVEITKPMEGHLYMFDRDIAPIGITLVAGGITIEVETSEDIDGIDIYIDDELKFSDYTHPYSRVWNEKVMGRHVIKAAAHGGNESDEVSVLIFNFPKSRPDAAINEIMSDPAGEDAGNEWIELYNAGESIRIKGWTIGTSDGIAVATLPNWVFPNNTYLVIRFGTGANDEDFSDGNGTFYTGTNQDFFDNDMDECALYEGKPGTNTIVDFISYCYEGNYTPGVAHDYATKARIWNENEYFDPMAEPTPPGTKPPSWTEGDSIGRDSYSNDTNTPEDWDITGGKDAFEASPGRCNLDAFGIVSMEMPLQLEAPAQGKKWTVMVYLAADNGPDPGDLEDALFEQLNELEKIGSDDNINIVFQIDGWNKTNEVYMIDGKWEGHRNKGKTFRGFLMKDNNREIVNWGRTRINTSSLVWAYNPPGETAYIGEKNTGKAAPLREFINWSIKHAPADRYILILNGHGAGWKGLLPDYTSRDMLSNMDDYLYMGELESALFQSAIRNVPAFSIIGFDCCLMANIEVAYQIRDWALYMVASEEVAKNWNYEDVFGHLQKNPDISRSDLAKYMVDSYHTRHKDWKCHTLSAIDLGRLSGIYGGVHSLSIHLKEGMEDWGDTKDQPFDENGDPGDNCQMNVKSCLLSAEHYSDRNYIDLYHFVHLLGHNDGIYTGYKKP